Proteins encoded together in one Xiphophorus maculatus strain JP 163 A chromosome 13, X_maculatus-5.0-male, whole genome shotgun sequence window:
- the atp5if1 gene encoding ATPase inhibitor A, mitochondrial, which yields MARLFLRGSLQRCIATQIRMSSDQFGELGKGAGKGGGGGGSVRSAGGAFGKREAAEEERYFREREKEQMEALRKHHGEEIEHHKKEIERLQREIDRHKGKIRKLSHDD from the exons ATGGCGCGACTGTTTCTGAGGGGAAGTCTGCAGAGGTGCATCGCCACCCAGATCAGGATGTCATCTGACCAG TTTGGTGAGCTGGGCAAAGGTGCAGGgaaaggtggaggaggtggaggatctgtgaggTCGGCAGGAGGCGCGTTTGGAAAGCGGGAAGCGGCAGAAGAGGAGCGGTACTTCAG ggagagggagaaggagcaGATGGAGGCTCTGAGGAAGCACCACGGAGAGGAGATTGAACATCATAAAAAGGAGATTGAGCGACTACAAAGAGAGATCGACCGCCATAAGGGCAAAATCAGAAAGCTGTCGCATGACGACTGA